Proteins encoded in a region of the Novibacillus thermophilus genome:
- a CDS encoding (Fe-S)-binding protein yields the protein MCATEHDATNVTKRDTQQEFQLKLNEDELTNCMRCGFCLPACPTYRETGMEAASPRGRLALMKGVYDGVIELEPSVVDQLDLCLGCRACETACPAGVQYGQLLEQARDAIQTVHPLPWPIRLLRHLVFKQLFPHPRRTRWMGGLLAFYQKSGLQWMVRKSGLLRLFPEHLRQMEAILPPASGRGVRHYTRERVSAATAQPKKKIGLFRGCVMDILFTETNWNTAKLLAAAGYDVVVPDTQTCCGALQAHSGETDSSRELAKRNIRAFKEAGVDVVVANAGGCGASLLEYVHWLKDEPEWREEAAWFSERLKDVSEVLWEAMDALPLGSLPERITYQDSCHLRNGMKGSHAPRKLLQAIPGVEYVELFESDRCCGSAGIYNLTQPEMSMQLLDEKMAHVQKTRADILATANPGCLLQMKLGIHKAGLDGQMRAMHVVDVLAEALDAHERQNGTRVS from the coding sequence ATGTGCGCAACTGAACACGACGCAACAAACGTGACAAAACGGGACACGCAGCAAGAGTTTCAACTCAAATTGAACGAAGACGAATTGACGAACTGCATGCGCTGCGGCTTTTGCCTGCCAGCTTGTCCCACTTACCGCGAAACCGGGATGGAAGCCGCTTCCCCCCGTGGACGCCTCGCGTTAATGAAAGGCGTATACGACGGTGTGATCGAACTGGAACCGTCCGTTGTCGACCAGCTGGACCTCTGTCTCGGCTGCCGCGCCTGTGAAACAGCTTGCCCGGCAGGCGTGCAGTACGGACAGCTCTTGGAACAGGCCCGAGACGCCATTCAAACGGTCCATCCCCTACCCTGGCCCATTCGACTCCTGCGCCATCTCGTGTTCAAACAGCTGTTTCCCCATCCACGGCGCACGCGTTGGATGGGCGGCTTACTCGCGTTTTATCAAAAGAGCGGGCTGCAGTGGATGGTGCGAAAGAGCGGACTTTTGCGCTTATTTCCAGAGCACTTGCGCCAAATGGAAGCCATTTTGCCCCCGGCCAGCGGACGAGGAGTCCGGCATTACACACGTGAACGCGTTTCGGCGGCAACCGCTCAACCTAAAAAGAAAATCGGCTTGTTCCGGGGATGTGTCATGGACATCCTGTTTACCGAAACAAACTGGAATACAGCTAAATTGCTCGCCGCCGCCGGTTACGACGTCGTCGTGCCGGATACCCAGACGTGTTGCGGTGCTTTGCAAGCACACAGCGGGGAAACCGACAGTTCGAGGGAGCTGGCAAAGCGCAACATTCGAGCGTTTAAGGAAGCAGGAGTCGACGTGGTGGTGGCCAATGCCGGGGGCTGCGGAGCGTCGCTCCTCGAGTACGTCCACTGGTTGAAAGACGAACCGGAATGGCGGGAAGAGGCCGCCTGGTTCAGTGAACGACTGAAAGACGTGAGTGAAGTCTTATGGGAAGCGATGGACGCGCTACCCCTCGGTTCACTTCCGGAGCGCATCACGTACCAGGATTCGTGTCACCTTCGAAACGGGATGAAAGGGAGTCACGCTCCCCGCAAGTTGCTGCAGGCTATCCCGGGAGTTGAGTACGTCGAGTTGTTCGAATCAGACCGCTGTTGCGGATCGGCCGGTATATACAACTTGACGCAGCCGGAGATGTCCATGCAACTGTTAGACGAAAAAATGGCGCACGTACAAAAGACCCGGGCCGACATTTTGGCCACAGCCAACCCCGGCTGCCTGTTGCAAATGAAACTCGGCATCCACAAAGCTGGGCTGGACGGTCAGATGCGCGCGATGCACGTCGTCGACGTCCTCGCGGAAGCGCTGGACGCACATGAACGCCAAAACGGCACACGGGTCTCCTAA
- a CDS encoding FAD-binding oxidoreductase, with amino-acid sequence MLDRSVKRELAAIVGSEYVLDDTEARLTHSYDATPMYQAMPDGVIFPGNAEEVRAAMKVLSRHRIPVVGRGSGSNLSAGTVPVEGGVVMVLTRMNHLLEIDEENLTATFQPGLITKSLHEAVEARNLFYPPDPGSMVISTLGGNIAECAGGLRGLKYGTTKDYVIGLEAVLPSGDTLRTGGKLTKDVAGYDLTKLLVGSEGTLAIITEATVKLLPYPESKQVMIAYYPDMYDAARSVSRIIASRIIPSTLEFMDNATIRVVENFARIGLPTEMEAILLIEQDGPASIVERDVERMAAICREEKAADVIVADSTERGEELMAARRSALSALARLRPTTILEDATVPRSQIAPMVEQINRIADKYRLDICTFGHAGDGNLHPTCMTDARDREEIERVEQAFNEIFAAALDLGGTITGEHGVGLAKAPYLEWKVGKTGIEVMKGIKRAFDPDNLMNPGKLFAKETRRRVVVDSCAQLNTTQQT; translated from the coding sequence GTGCTCGATCGCAGTGTCAAACGTGAGCTGGCTGCCATCGTCGGAAGCGAGTACGTGTTGGACGACACGGAGGCACGGCTCACCCACTCGTACGACGCGACCCCGATGTATCAGGCGATGCCCGACGGCGTCATTTTCCCGGGAAATGCCGAGGAAGTCCGCGCCGCGATGAAAGTGTTGAGCCGACATCGCATCCCGGTCGTAGGGCGGGGGTCCGGCAGTAACCTCTCAGCCGGCACGGTTCCCGTAGAGGGAGGGGTCGTCATGGTGTTGACACGCATGAACCATCTTTTAGAAATTGACGAAGAGAACTTGACCGCGACCTTCCAGCCGGGCTTGATTACAAAAAGCTTGCACGAAGCAGTAGAGGCGCGCAACTTGTTCTACCCGCCTGATCCCGGCAGCATGGTCATCTCTACCCTCGGGGGCAACATCGCCGAATGTGCTGGCGGCTTGCGCGGCTTGAAGTACGGTACGACCAAAGACTACGTCATCGGGCTGGAAGCGGTGCTCCCATCCGGTGACACCCTCAGAACAGGCGGCAAGCTGACGAAAGACGTAGCCGGTTACGACTTAACGAAGCTGCTCGTCGGCTCTGAAGGAACGCTCGCCATCATTACGGAAGCGACGGTGAAACTGCTCCCCTACCCGGAAAGCAAACAGGTGATGATCGCTTACTACCCTGACATGTACGACGCCGCCCGCTCTGTCTCACGGATCATCGCCTCGCGCATCATCCCGTCGACACTGGAGTTTATGGACAATGCCACGATCCGAGTCGTGGAAAATTTCGCCCGCATCGGTCTGCCCACTGAGATGGAAGCGATTCTGCTCATTGAACAGGACGGTCCGGCGAGCATTGTCGAACGGGACGTCGAACGCATGGCCGCCATCTGCCGCGAAGAGAAGGCTGCAGACGTCATCGTCGCCGATTCGACAGAAAGGGGAGAAGAGCTGATGGCGGCCCGGCGCAGTGCCCTGTCCGCCCTCGCCAGACTGAGACCGACGACGATACTGGAAGACGCCACCGTTCCGCGCTCTCAAATCGCGCCCATGGTGGAGCAGATCAACCGTATTGCCGACAAATACCGTTTAGACATTTGCACGTTCGGTCACGCCGGAGACGGCAATTTGCACCCGACGTGTATGACAGATGCCCGCGACCGCGAAGAAATTGAGCGCGTAGAACAAGCGTTTAACGAAATATTTGCCGCTGCCCTCGACTTGGGCGGAACCATTACAGGGGAACACGGCGTCGGCTTGGCCAAGGCACCGTACCTGGAGTGGAAAGTTGGAAAAACCGGCATCGAGGTCATGAAAGGGATTAAACGGGCGTTTGACCCCGATAATCTCATGAATCCCGGGAAACTGTTTGCCAAAGAGACGCGGAGAAGGGTGGTGGTCGATTCATGTGCGCAACTGAACACGACGCAACAAACGTGA
- a CDS encoding FadR/GntR family transcriptional regulator: MAFQRVKPKKIYEEVAEQIEKMIREKEIKPGDQLASVQTLAEQFGVGRSAVREALSALRAKGLLEMRQGEGTFVRSYDRTVISHAISTAVLMNPKEIRDLLEVRKFLEVGSAGAAAERRSEEDLARMRAALSDMEEHLDDEAVGERADVQFHLAVTKASANGMLQHLMNTVAETMTANMGDSRRLWLYADSSSAKQLFKEHQAIYEAIRERNREQAEQLMFRHLDKVERTVWQFLVQKQNH, encoded by the coding sequence ATGGCATTCCAGCGCGTGAAGCCAAAAAAAATTTATGAAGAAGTCGCGGAACAAATTGAAAAAATGATTAGAGAAAAGGAAATAAAACCGGGCGATCAACTGGCGTCCGTACAAACCCTCGCGGAACAGTTTGGCGTAGGGCGATCCGCCGTGCGGGAGGCCCTCAGTGCTCTCCGAGCGAAAGGTTTACTGGAAATGCGGCAAGGAGAGGGAACGTTCGTGCGTTCCTATGACCGCACTGTGATCAGCCACGCCATTTCGACGGCCGTTCTGATGAATCCCAAAGAGATCCGCGACCTGCTAGAAGTGCGCAAGTTTCTCGAAGTCGGATCAGCGGGGGCAGCGGCCGAACGCCGCTCCGAAGAGGATTTGGCCCGCATGCGGGCGGCGCTGTCGGACATGGAAGAGCACCTTGACGACGAAGCCGTCGGGGAACGGGCAGACGTACAATTTCATTTGGCTGTGACCAAAGCGAGTGCCAATGGCATGTTACAGCATTTGATGAACACTGTGGCGGAAACGATGACGGCCAACATGGGAGACAGCCGACGCCTGTGGCTGTACGCTGACTCTTCTTCAGCGAAGCAGTTGTTTAAAGAGCACCAAGCGATCTATGAGGCCATTCGCGAGCGAAACCGCGAGCAGGCAGAGCAGCTCATGTTTCGCCATTTAGACAAAGTGGAGCGAACTGTGTGGCAGTTTTTAGTACAAAAGCAAAATCATTAG
- a CDS encoding IS1380 family transposase has translation MKTEFTLKNATSHAGSKPLLAYLEKIKLEDAFRQIGCGKGRNTLFPFFKILMYLLVGWLLGCERIFHFRSLRDDSLVRRFLGGRCPHHTLLYKELCRAAVSMPTIRRDLKALNLDLITPCLSDECILDLDSTVETVYGNQEGAEVGTNAQKPGRKSFQPLIAFEGKSRLYLNAELRSGNTHCSRNAHTFAKETLQRLPKSCKVKYARFDKGFGGETFYSFWEGKQIGYVGKLKWTHRLAKEVAKCPHWKRYVDGDVIIEGLCLVYKATSWKKARMVVVIRKAERYDGDQLQFDFLWDYEAIVTNLDWEPIDIWRFYNQRACMENYIKEVKHGFSIHRIPTDSFKANEIDLLLKLLAYNVFERFKMDCCEPVHRRYTIARFRKEFFHVPGTIIYRSRQVILKIAAAFQNEYSWRRMEERVVLLQ, from the coding sequence ATGAAAACAGAATTCACGCTAAAGAATGCAACCTCACACGCAGGGAGTAAACCCTTGCTTGCGTACCTTGAAAAAATCAAACTGGAAGACGCTTTTCGTCAGATAGGTTGCGGGAAAGGCCGGAATACGCTTTTTCCGTTCTTCAAGATCTTGATGTACCTTTTAGTCGGATGGCTACTGGGTTGCGAACGTATATTCCATTTCCGCTCATTGCGAGACGATTCGCTGGTACGTCGTTTTTTAGGTGGACGTTGTCCCCATCACACTCTTTTGTATAAAGAACTGTGCCGCGCTGCTGTCTCCATGCCCACGATCCGTCGGGACTTGAAGGCATTAAACCTTGATCTCATCACTCCCTGCCTATCCGACGAATGCATTCTCGACCTCGATTCCACCGTTGAGACGGTGTACGGGAATCAGGAAGGGGCCGAAGTTGGGACAAACGCTCAAAAGCCCGGACGTAAAAGCTTCCAACCACTCATCGCCTTTGAAGGAAAGTCCCGTCTTTACCTTAATGCCGAACTGCGTTCAGGCAATACGCATTGTTCCCGCAATGCCCATACTTTCGCGAAGGAAACCCTTCAACGTCTTCCTAAATCGTGTAAAGTCAAGTATGCCCGATTCGACAAAGGATTCGGCGGCGAAACCTTCTATAGTTTTTGGGAAGGCAAACAGATCGGCTACGTTGGCAAACTCAAATGGACGCATCGGTTAGCCAAAGAAGTCGCCAAATGTCCTCATTGGAAACGCTATGTGGACGGAGACGTCATCATCGAAGGCCTTTGTTTAGTGTACAAAGCCACTTCTTGGAAAAAGGCTCGAATGGTGGTCGTCATCAGGAAAGCCGAACGCTACGATGGTGATCAACTCCAATTCGACTTTCTTTGGGATTACGAAGCAATCGTGACCAATTTGGATTGGGAGCCCATCGACATTTGGCGTTTTTACAATCAGCGCGCGTGCATGGAGAACTACATCAAAGAAGTGAAGCACGGCTTTTCGATTCACCGTATTCCGACAGATTCGTTTAAAGCCAATGAAATCGATCTGTTGCTGAAGCTGTTGGCCTACAATGTATTCGAGCGTTTTAAGATGGACTGCTGTGAACCGGTTCATCGCCGCTATACCATTGCACGATTTCGTAAGGAGTTTTTCCATGTCCCTGGTACGATCATCTATCGCAGTCGCCAAGTCATTCTAAAAATCGCGGCAGCCTTCCAAAATGAGTACAGTTGGCGGCGCATGGAAGAACGGGTGGTTCTCCTACAATAA
- a CDS encoding peptide ABC transporter substrate-binding protein: MQRSKWLILMFSLVMVTSLTLAACGSGGTSGDPADEGTSEGDTATSEEGAPDEVQELHITENQEPPDLDSAKSTDSVSFTILNNVNEGLMRLDENNEPVPGMAEGEPEVSEDGLTYTFKLRDANWSDGTPVTAHDFEYAWKRALDPETASQYAFILYYIKNAEAYNAGEAEADDVGVKALDDKTLEVELERPVPYFLSLTAFATYLPQKQEFVEEQGDNYAKEDDALLYNGPFVLQNWEHEAGWELAKNEQYWDAENVQLDLITVNVVKETSTSVNLYESGEIDRTQGLTSDYVSQFKDREDYQERMEYTLFYIVPNMNNEFLANDKIRKAIASAFDKEAHAEVILNNGSVPAYGLVPPEMPGPEGQTFREANGDLKPAATVEEAKQLFEEGLKELGLDEPPAVEYLTDDTEGARRSAEFMQEELRKNLGLELKINQQTFASRLDLSREGKFELVLSGWGADYNDPLSFMDLFITDGPYNDGDWSNPDYDDAIEFAMTSNDPAERMQRLLDAEPLLIEDAGIIPVYFRGQGYLWQPYVKELYHHPYGPEWSFKWAYISGKEQ; this comes from the coding sequence ATGCAAAGAAGCAAATGGCTCATCCTCATGTTTTCCCTCGTGATGGTGACGAGTCTTACACTGGCCGCCTGTGGCAGCGGCGGGACGTCTGGTGATCCGGCCGACGAAGGAACGTCTGAAGGCGACACGGCCACGTCGGAAGAAGGAGCTCCCGATGAAGTTCAGGAGTTGCACATCACGGAGAATCAGGAACCGCCGGACTTAGACAGTGCCAAGTCTACGGATTCGGTGTCGTTCACGATTTTGAACAACGTGAACGAGGGATTGATGCGCTTGGACGAGAACAATGAGCCCGTTCCGGGGATGGCTGAGGGCGAACCGGAAGTGAGTGAAGACGGCCTGACATACACATTCAAACTGCGTGACGCCAACTGGAGTGACGGCACACCGGTGACGGCCCACGACTTTGAGTACGCTTGGAAAAGGGCATTAGATCCCGAGACGGCTTCGCAGTACGCCTTTATTTTGTATTACATAAAAAATGCGGAAGCGTACAACGCCGGCGAAGCAGAAGCGGACGACGTCGGGGTGAAAGCCCTTGACGACAAGACGTTAGAAGTTGAACTGGAGCGGCCTGTACCGTACTTTCTCTCCCTGACGGCGTTTGCGACCTATTTGCCGCAAAAACAGGAATTTGTTGAAGAACAGGGCGACAATTACGCCAAAGAGGACGACGCCTTGCTGTACAACGGTCCGTTTGTCCTGCAAAACTGGGAACACGAAGCCGGTTGGGAACTGGCGAAAAACGAGCAGTACTGGGATGCCGAAAACGTTCAGCTGGATTTAATCACGGTTAATGTCGTGAAAGAGACGTCGACGTCTGTCAACTTGTATGAATCGGGTGAAATCGACCGCACCCAGGGATTAACCTCTGATTACGTCTCCCAGTTTAAAGACCGTGAAGACTACCAGGAAAGAATGGAGTACACTCTGTTTTACATCGTGCCGAACATGAACAACGAGTTTTTGGCCAACGATAAGATTCGCAAGGCGATCGCGAGTGCATTCGACAAAGAAGCCCACGCAGAAGTGATTTTAAACAACGGGTCGGTCCCCGCATACGGCCTCGTTCCGCCGGAAATGCCCGGACCTGAAGGGCAGACGTTCCGGGAAGCGAACGGCGATCTCAAACCTGCCGCCACGGTGGAAGAAGCGAAACAGCTGTTTGAAGAAGGTCTCAAAGAACTTGGCCTCGACGAACCGCCGGCCGTTGAGTATTTGACAGACGATACGGAAGGAGCGCGGCGATCGGCGGAATTCATGCAAGAAGAATTGCGCAAAAATCTCGGTCTCGAGCTGAAGATCAATCAGCAAACGTTCGCATCGCGCCTCGATTTGTCCCGTGAAGGCAAATTCGAGCTCGTTCTCAGCGGGTGGGGAGCTGACTACAACGACCCGCTGTCGTTCATGGATCTGTTCATTACGGACGGACCGTACAACGACGGAGATTGGAGCAATCCAGACTACGACGACGCCATCGAGTTCGCCATGACGTCCAATGACCCTGCGGAGCGGATGCAGCGTTTGCTCGACGCTGAGCCGCTGCTGATTGAAGACGCGGGGATCATTCCCGTGTACTTCCGCGGACAAGGTTACTTGTGGCAACCATACGTCAAAGAGTTGTATCACCATCCTTACGGGCCTGAGTGGAGCTTTAAGTGGGCCTACATTTCCGGTAAAGAACAGTGA
- a CDS encoding ABC transporter permease — MGRFILTRFVYMIVAFWVVVTATFFTMHFLPGSPLQNQAKLPEKMRERIEEHYGLNDPLAVQYFRYLGDLAQGDLGLSFKYEGRSVNQIIAERIGPSAQLGVQALIFGTVVGVALGILAGLRQNTWIDYSSMAVAILSMSLPNFVLAAFLSYFVGVKLGWLPVALWEGFEYTILPTLTLSGTVIAMLARFMRTEMIEVLGQDYIKTAKAKGLSPSAVVWKHTIRNAMLPSVTVLGTIAINIVTGSLVIEQMFGVPGIGEQFVTSILAKDLTVIMGVTIFYSALFILTIFITDVLYGVIDPRIRLSEVKA, encoded by the coding sequence GTGGGACGTTTTATCCTGACCCGTTTTGTGTACATGATCGTCGCTTTTTGGGTCGTCGTCACGGCGACGTTTTTTACGATGCACTTTCTGCCAGGGTCGCCTCTGCAAAACCAAGCGAAACTGCCGGAAAAGATGAGAGAGAGAATAGAGGAGCACTACGGATTAAACGACCCTCTGGCAGTGCAGTACTTTCGCTATTTGGGTGATCTCGCACAGGGAGATTTAGGGCTGTCGTTTAAATACGAAGGGCGCAGCGTGAATCAGATCATCGCAGAGCGCATCGGACCGTCTGCCCAACTCGGTGTACAAGCTCTCATTTTTGGGACTGTTGTCGGGGTCGCGTTGGGGATTCTGGCAGGTTTGCGACAGAATACGTGGATCGACTACAGTTCCATGGCCGTGGCCATCCTCAGCATGTCACTGCCCAATTTTGTGTTGGCGGCGTTTTTGTCGTATTTTGTCGGGGTGAAACTCGGCTGGTTGCCCGTCGCCCTGTGGGAGGGGTTTGAGTACACGATTTTGCCGACGTTAACGTTGTCTGGCACGGTTATCGCCATGCTGGCGCGGTTTATGCGCACGGAGATGATCGAAGTACTCGGACAGGATTACATCAAGACAGCGAAGGCGAAAGGGTTGTCCCCTTCGGCAGTCGTGTGGAAGCACACGATACGCAATGCGATGCTTCCGTCGGTCACGGTGTTAGGGACGATCGCGATTAACATTGTCACCGGCTCACTCGTCATCGAGCAGATGTTCGGGGTTCCTGGCATCGGCGAACAGTTTGTGACGTCCATACTGGCCAAAGATTTGACAGTGATCATGGGCGTGACCATATTTTACAGCGCCCTCTTTATTCTGACGATCTTTATAACAGATGTTCTGTACGGCGTCATCGATCCGCGCATTCGCTTGTCGGAGGTGAAGGCATAA